Proteins co-encoded in one Neodiprion lecontei isolate iyNeoLeco1 chromosome 3, iyNeoLeco1.1, whole genome shotgun sequence genomic window:
- the LOC107224053 gene encoding uncharacterized protein LOC107224053 yields MRSTLILLGFIFVVSTFGEPIRTKKEAPLPQYGAPSLPSTGYGVPDVGISDSYGPPSDTYGAPGAGGFDLSQSLSAPSSSYGAPEASHGPLAQSYGAPAESYGAPADSYGAPAPSYGAPVHDHHEPEGRWEKKLKWKEEWKQVWKTQSKMIWKQEWKKVQVPAWKEVQVPIWKEEQVSVWKKVQKPVWKEIQVPAWKEIKVPAWKKIWVPVWKEVQVPVWKEVQVPDWKKTWVPEWVKVGIPGEQYVGQDHHGWQYTSHDLWKKKLIWKPVWKKVWRTEKKQAWVSEKKMEWKAQWKQIWKTEKKQVWVTDKKLVWKEESVQVWVPKKKQVWVTEKKQIWKDEWKSRWVPAWKEIQVPDWKKVWKPVWEKVWVQNEHHEHHDHHEEHHGYK; encoded by the exons ATGCGATCAACCCTG atATTACTTGGGTTCATCTTCGTCGTCTCCACGTTTGGAGAGCCAATTCGAACTAAGAAGGA gGCGCCACTTCCACAGTATGGAGCACCGTCCTTGCCCAGCACGGGATACGGTGTCCCGGACGTAGGAATATCGGATTCGTACGGTCCTCCGTCTGACACCTACGGTGCGCCAGGTGCCGGCGGTTTCGACCTTTCACAGTCCTTGTCAGCACCGTCCTCCAGCTACGGCGCCCCCGAAGCGTCGCACGGACCGCTTGCTCAGTCTTACGGAGCACCAGCCGAGTCTTATGGGGCACCAGCCGACTCTTACGGGGCACCGGCTCCGTCCTACGGTGCGCCAGTGCACGACCACCACGAGCCCGAGGGAAGATGGGAGAAGAAGCTGAAGTGGAAAGAAGAGTGGAAACAAGTTTGGAAGACGCAGTCCAAGATGATCTGGAAGCAGGAGTGGAAGAAGGTCCAGGTACCGGCATGGAAAGAGGTCCAGGTTCCGATATGGAAGGAGGAACAGGTCTCGGTATGGAAAAAGGTGCAGAAACCAGTTTGGAAAGAGATCCAGGTACCGGCGTGGAAGGAGATCAAAGTACCAGCGTGGAAGAAAATCTGGGTACCGGTATGGAAAGAGGTTCAGGTCCCGGTGTGGAAGGAGGTCCAAGTACCCGACTGGAAGAAGACCTGGGTACCGGAGTGGGTGAAAGTTGGTATTCCCGGCGAGCAATACGTCGGTCAGGATCATCACGGCTGGCAATACACCAGCCACGATTTGTGGAAGAAGAAACTGATCTGGAAGCCAGTTTGGAAGAAGGTCTGGAGGACCGAGAAGAAGCAAGCCTGGGTTTCAGAGAAGAAAATGGAGTGGAAGGCCCAGTGGAAACAGATATGGAAAACGGAAAAGAAACAGGTGTGGGTGACCGACAAGAAACTGGTATGGAAAGAGGAATCCGTTCAGGTCTGGGTACCAAAAAAGAAGCAAGTTTGGGTCACCGAGAAGAAGCAGATATGGAAGGACGAATGGAAGAGCAGGTGGGTTCCGGCCTGGAAGGAGATCCAGGTTCCCGATTGGAAGAAAGTGTGGAAACCAGTGTGGGAGAAGGTCTGGGTACAAAACGAGCATCACGAGCACCACGATCACCATGAAGAACACCATGGTTACAAATAA
- the LOC107224047 gene encoding retinoid-inducible serine carboxypeptidase isoform X1, with the protein MILPTITVITLTLLATGANGRQGFGSGEQEWGYVTVRPYAHMFWWLYYTTANVTNFTEKPLVIWLQGGPGASSTGYGNFEELGPLDLDLNERNYTWVNDYNVLFIDNPVGSGFSYAEKYSGYPKTNAAIASDLLACIKGFLTELPVFATVPTYITAESYGGKMAAEFAYVWYKAQTDGIIESSLKGVAMGDSWLSPMDSVNTWAPYLLATGMVDTIGYEKIKAAAQATQDAVDEGRWSDATSEWATTEYVIINVANNIDFYNILYKVAPSSSSSAREFAASKALLRDERDDQLDELMNSVVKEALGLNVTWGAQSGTIFAALYADFMKPATDQVEYLLNNTDINIFVFTAQLDLIVDTPGTVLWVERLKWPNATQWLNSSRNPLVIDSVIEGYVKQDNNFKLYWINRSGHMVPTDNPVATAAMLEDLTSNADS; encoded by the exons ATGATTCTTCCGACAATTACTGTAATCACCCTCACATTACTCGCCACAGGAGCGAATG GAAGACAAGGATTTGGATCTGGGGAGCAGGAATGGGGCTACGTAACCGTGCGTCCTTACGCCCACATGTTCTGGTGGCTTTACTACACCACGGCAAACGTAACGAATTTCACAGAGAAGCCGCTCGTTATATGGCTCCAAGGAGGCCCCGGGGCTTCGTCAACGGGGTACGGGAACTTTGAAGAATTGGGACCACTCGACCTTGATCTAAATGAGAGAAACTACACGTGG GTGAACGACTACAACGTACTTTTCATCGACAATCCCGTTGGCTCGGGATTCAGCTACGCGGAGAAATACTCGGGATACCCAAAAACGAACGCTGCAATAGCCAGCGATCTCCTCGCCTGCATCAAAGGTTTTCTCACAGAATTGCCCGTTTTTGCCACGGTCCCAACTTACATCACCGCTGAATCTTACGGGGGTAAAATGGCCGCCGAGTTTGCCTACGTTTGGTACAAG GCGCAAACTGATGGGATAATTGAAAGTTCGTTGAAAGGTGTGGCGATGGGTGATTCGTGGTTGTCGCCGATGGATTCTGTCAACACTTGGGCCCCTTATCTTCTAGCCACG GGGATGGTCGACACGATCGGATACGAGAAAATCAAAGCGGCCGCACAGGCAACCCAAGACGCAGTCGACGAAGGCAGATGGTCAGATGCGACGTCCGAATGGGCGACAACCGAATACGTGATCATCAACGTGGCGAACAACATCGATTTCTACAATATTCTCTACAAAGTAGCGCCATCGTCCAGTTCCTCGGCCAGAGAAT TTGCCGCCAGTAAAGCTCTGCTTCGGGACGAACGCGACGACCAGCTTGACGAGTTGATGAACAGCGTCGTTAAGGAGGCCCTTGGGCTAAATGTTACTTGGGGCGCACAAAGCGGCACAATATTTGCCGCCCTTTATGCCGATTTCATGAAACCGGCAACTGACCAAG TGGAATACTTGCTGAACAACACCGACATCAATATTTTCGTATTCACCGCGCAGCTTGATCTCATCGTCGACACACCTG GAACAGTTCTATGGGTGGAACGTCTAAAGTGGCCAAACGCGACACAATGGCTCAATTCATCTCGGAACCCGCTCGTTATCGATTCAGTTATCGAAGGCTACGTCAAGCAGGACAATAACTTCAAATTATATTGGATCAACAGATCCGGGCACATG GTGCCGACTGACAATCCTGTTGCCACCGCAGCCATGCTGGAAGATCTGACAAGCAACGCCGATAGCTAG
- the LOC107224047 gene encoding retinoid-inducible serine carboxypeptidase isoform X2 has translation MFWWLYYTTANVTNFTEKPLVIWLQGGPGASSTGYGNFEELGPLDLDLNERNYTWVNDYNVLFIDNPVGSGFSYAEKYSGYPKTNAAIASDLLACIKGFLTELPVFATVPTYITAESYGGKMAAEFAYVWYKAQTDGIIESSLKGVAMGDSWLSPMDSVNTWAPYLLATGMVDTIGYEKIKAAAQATQDAVDEGRWSDATSEWATTEYVIINVANNIDFYNILYKVAPSSSSSAREFAASKALLRDERDDQLDELMNSVVKEALGLNVTWGAQSGTIFAALYADFMKPATDQVEYLLNNTDINIFVFTAQLDLIVDTPGTVLWVERLKWPNATQWLNSSRNPLVIDSVIEGYVKQDNNFKLYWINRSGHMVPTDNPVATAAMLEDLTSNADS, from the exons ATGTTCTGGTGGCTTTACTACACCACGGCAAACGTAACGAATTTCACAGAGAAGCCGCTCGTTATATGGCTCCAAGGAGGCCCCGGGGCTTCGTCAACGGGGTACGGGAACTTTGAAGAATTGGGACCACTCGACCTTGATCTAAATGAGAGAAACTACACGTGG GTGAACGACTACAACGTACTTTTCATCGACAATCCCGTTGGCTCGGGATTCAGCTACGCGGAGAAATACTCGGGATACCCAAAAACGAACGCTGCAATAGCCAGCGATCTCCTCGCCTGCATCAAAGGTTTTCTCACAGAATTGCCCGTTTTTGCCACGGTCCCAACTTACATCACCGCTGAATCTTACGGGGGTAAAATGGCCGCCGAGTTTGCCTACGTTTGGTACAAG GCGCAAACTGATGGGATAATTGAAAGTTCGTTGAAAGGTGTGGCGATGGGTGATTCGTGGTTGTCGCCGATGGATTCTGTCAACACTTGGGCCCCTTATCTTCTAGCCACG GGGATGGTCGACACGATCGGATACGAGAAAATCAAAGCGGCCGCACAGGCAACCCAAGACGCAGTCGACGAAGGCAGATGGTCAGATGCGACGTCCGAATGGGCGACAACCGAATACGTGATCATCAACGTGGCGAACAACATCGATTTCTACAATATTCTCTACAAAGTAGCGCCATCGTCCAGTTCCTCGGCCAGAGAAT TTGCCGCCAGTAAAGCTCTGCTTCGGGACGAACGCGACGACCAGCTTGACGAGTTGATGAACAGCGTCGTTAAGGAGGCCCTTGGGCTAAATGTTACTTGGGGCGCACAAAGCGGCACAATATTTGCCGCCCTTTATGCCGATTTCATGAAACCGGCAACTGACCAAG TGGAATACTTGCTGAACAACACCGACATCAATATTTTCGTATTCACCGCGCAGCTTGATCTCATCGTCGACACACCTG GAACAGTTCTATGGGTGGAACGTCTAAAGTGGCCAAACGCGACACAATGGCTCAATTCATCTCGGAACCCGCTCGTTATCGATTCAGTTATCGAAGGCTACGTCAAGCAGGACAATAACTTCAAATTATATTGGATCAACAGATCCGGGCACATG GTGCCGACTGACAATCCTGTTGCCACCGCAGCCATGCTGGAAGATCTGACAAGCAACGCCGATAGCTAG